TTAGAAGGTAAGAAAAATACTGATGCTAGATTTATTTCCATTGATTATGATCACGACCAAAACGATTCTGAAACATCAAAACTTGctgcaaatgaaaataagtCTATAAGAAAAGCAGATGAGAGTGAAAACTTTAATGGAAAtgtcaattttgaaagtggCTCAAacgttgaagaaaacattaATAATAGACACGAGAATAATGTTGAAACTGAGAGAGTCGAAAACAACCAGAATCTTCGGGAAATTCTGACAAGCAAAGAAGCCAGCAGAGTTGAGAAGTTGGAGGCAGAATTGAACCTactcaaaatgaaaatagcaGCCCTGCAAAATGAAAGAACCGCGgagaaaactgaaaatatCATAATCAGGGAACCCGAAAGAAAGGGTGTTAATATCAAAATAGAAGAAGAGCTTGAGAAAAGTAATGAAaaggtgaaggtgaaaGGAAAATCGAAACACAAAAAAGTCAAATCTAAACTGAAATCTAAATCCAAATCAagatcaaagaaaaggacACGTTCAGTTGAAGCTGAGCATGATGATGGTGACTTGCTGGCGATTCCAGACAAAGGGAAGAGATTCAAGGGAGCACAAAATAAAGCAAATATCCAAGTGAAGTCGGAACATAGCGGTAAAGATGAGCTAACTTTGCATGTAGATCAAATTATGGCCGAAAATTCTGAAGAAGTTGACAGTCCATCTGAGAGGTTGCCGGAGCTGAAtaatgatttatttgaaaggGGCTCTGTTGAGCACCTTCGTCATTCATCTGTAACTTCTAATTCTAACGATGCTAAAATTGATCTAGAACCGAAGAACAACCAATTAGATATGGAAGACATCTCCAGAAATATTGAGCATAAAGAAACTTCCGAAATACCAACACAAGCAGATCAGGCCCGAAGCTTGAATCTCTCTGAGGATGAAATATTAGTTGACAACATGTTTGTTCCTCCGCCTAAGCCAGCTAGAAGCAGCAGAGCAGCAAAAGCTAATGTAACTGACGACGTCAACGAATCGAGTAGGCATGAGTTATCACCTACCCTGTTACGGAAGAGTGCGAGGGTATCTCCGGAAGGTGATGAACCCACTGCCAAGGTATATTCCTATGAAGAACTAGATAAGCTGATGCGCAAGGAATCCATTCCTCAGGTGCAAAATGtaagaaaggaaaagacACCTCAGGAAAAGCTTGAATTTGGAGCTGACATTTTAATGGGCAACCAAAGCACTCCTTACATGAACTCTGTCCAAGAGCTCAAATTTCCCGATCTCCCTCCTAGTAGGATATTCCCAGACGTCGAAAGAAATAGTGCGATGAAAACTCCGCAGGCTGAAGCCATTATAAATAAACGCAGGGAATCTACGGGAGAATTAAATAAGGAACGTTTGGTGCGTCCATCTACCGATGATGTTACAAAGAAGGAAGCGTATGAAAGGGAAAGACTAGATGGAAATCTCCAAGAGGTGCCGAAAGGCGACTGGGAACAACTCAGTACACAGAAGTACCATAGCATTTACAGAGATGTATCAGAGGCTGTGAAATATGTCAAGGAGGTTGTAGATGTTCCGTACAACCTTCTAGCAGAGGACCTCGATGGTACGCTAACCGAGTTTGTTGCAGCAATACCTCCTAGCCAGTTGAAGCTGACCATCCGTGAGTGGATGGAACTCCAGGAGGAGCAAGCCGTGGGGCTTGTTAGGGAAAAGGCAGAAGAAATGCTATTGTCTTTCCGTGCTGACCAACAGCGTGCTTTGGCGTTTCTTGAAGGGCTACCGGAGCTTCAGTTGTAAGATTCTGTTTAGTTTCTGTCCAAATTACCTATAGTGGCAATAAATAGCGCTGTATAGAAAAGTTTAAAAAACATGCAATCACATGCtaaaaatattgatttaAAATCCccaagagaaacaacaacaaaagaaaaagctaCGGAAAATAAGTAAATACGATTTATCGCATCCacgtctttttttttcaaacaaagtTTCAATGTAGATTTGAGCCCTTTCTTTGCCACTAGTTTTGCTTACATTTTACAACCACTTGTTGCAGAAGATATAAATTTATCCCACACTGAACAATGGAGGGAGATCGGTTCCATCCAAACACAAGACAGGCACTACGCATACCCAACCAAGGAGGGTTTATTGTTCCACCGTTGGTTTCGATTGCCAACCGTAATGACCAGGAGACAATGGAAAACGCCGGCGATGCAATGGAGCTTGACAGTTCCAGTACAATCACCAACCAAATACCGTTAAATAATTTGGGGATAAACTTGGCCGAAAATCCTAATAACGAACCTTTtgattcttcatcttcgtcGTCGTTGCCAAACCAACACCAagtcaataataatatcCTGTCTAATCTTACATCCAATGACAATAGTAGTAACGAAGATGTTCAAGACACCGGCGATAATGATCCGGAAACAGATGACGAGGAGCACGCAAGATTTCAATTGCTAAGAAAGAGGGCAAGAACAAACTCTATTGCTTTCCCACATCCAAATTTTCAGACACCAATAAATTCCAGACCCGGTAGCTTGATCCACGTATTGCCGCCTGAAACATTATGTCTGATATTTTCGTATGTTTATCATAAAAAAGatcttttatcaattttgttGACCTGCAAATATTGGGCCTCTTTGATTGTGGGTATGATATGGTTTAGGCCTGGTCTTTTGAATAAATCCATCATGAGAAAATTGCAGATGATTTTGGAGGAAGATCCAACCACCCAGATCTGGGATTATAGACTATTCATCAAGAGGCTCAATTTGTCATTAATTTCAAACCTCATCAATGATAATTTTCTGTACCTATTTGCCAATTGCAAAAACCTGGAGAGAATCACGTTGGTCAATTGTACTAAGTTGAAATCCTCGAGTATTGCCAAGTTACTTGACGGATGTTCACGTTTACAATCCATTGATTTAACTGGCACCACGCATTTGGAAAATGATATATATTACTCATTAGCAAACAATTGTAAGAGGTTACAAGGCTTATATGCTCCAGGCTCGTACAACATAAGTGAAGACGCCGTGTTGTCTTTAATAAGGAATTGCCCGCTATTGAAGAGAGTCAAATTGAGTGAGTGTAACAACATCACTGATGTGGCAATCGATTCCTTAGTGAAAAACTGTCCAGGTCTAGTTGAATTGGACGTTCATGGGTGTGAGAAAATTACAAATGCCTCATTGAACaatttatttcttcattcAGAATGCTTGAAGGAGtttaaaatttccaaaaatcAGAACATCACTTATGAATGTCTTGAAAATCCAAGTGGCACTTTGCTATCATTGGAGCGGTTGAGGATATTGGATTTCACACAGTGCTCAAATATCACAGATAAGGCTGTGATaaaatttgttcaattggCCCCTAAATTGAGGAACGTTGTTTTATCGAAATGTTCCTCCATCACTGATGCTTCGCTAAAGGCTATTGCTACTTTAGGTAAGAATTTACACTATATTCATCTGGGTCACTGCAGTAACATTACTGATGTTGGAGCAAAGGAACTACTTCAAAATTGTCATAGGTTGCAATATATTGACTTAGCATGTTGTAACCAACTTACAAATGCCACCATCATTGAATTGgcaaaacttcaaaaattaAGGAGAATTGGATTAGTCAAATGTTCTCAGATTACAGATGAGGGAATACTAGCATTGGCGGAACAGGCTAGGAACTCAGATGAGACTTTAGAGAGGGTCCATTTAAGTTACTGTGTTAACTTGTCCATATTTCCAATTTACAAACTACTTCAGGCATGTCCAAGGTTGACGCATATCTCTTTAACCGGTATATCTCAGTTTCTAAGGCCAGATATTACAAGGTTTTGTAGAGAACCACCGTCAGAGTTCAACCCACATCAGAAATCTATATTTTGCGTATTCAGTGGCGAAGGAGTCAATAATCTTAGAACTTATTTGAATCACTTAATTCAAACTACTGAAGTGCAAGACAGAGAGGCCACTGAAATATTACAGATAATTGATGGTATAATTGGTACATCTACACCAATCCCACTGGAGAATTTTTTAACCGACGAAAACAGGTTTAGGTTTGAACATTTTATTCGGACTGCCAATGACTTTTTGGGCGATTACCCATCAATTAACGTAGGTTATGAAAGATTGGATCTATTTGCTAGATGTATATTTGGTGGTATCCAGCAGACACAGGCCACCAGAGTTCAGCGATTCTTTCAATTAATGCACAGCAGGCCTGTTAGGgcaagagagagagaaagagaggCTCAGAGGCTTCAAAGAATGCACCTTGCCATGGAAGCAACAAGAAATAGGCATACTACTGTGTTAACAAGTGAATCCAGGGGTTTGGCAGAACCTGTTATCCAGACGTATATACCGGGAAACCAAGTTGCAAGACTTTTCCAGCATACCAGGAGCAGGGCGCCAAGGTTTCATGGGAGTGCATTAGAACAGATGCTACTAGCAGGTGTCGATGACGGTAATACTATAGTCAGGCTTCGGGATTCTAATTCATCGACTAGTATTGAGgttattgttttcaaccCTGATGACTATAGAAGTCTAAGTTCCGAAATTGATAACTTACCGTCTGACTTTATAACTATAACGTTTGATCAACCCCGCAATCGTCCACAATATATCCAGAGGAATTTCGATCAGCAAAGATCTATACCTGTCCCTAGACAGAATGCACTTCGAGATTCCTTTAGAAATGTTTCTCGCAGAGTAAATGTCGTGCAACCACTATTAAACGAAGATGATCACTCCACAGAAGATCCAATTATGAATGACGACTAACTAAATACCTTAATAATCTTGTAGATTAACGTGAAATAGATTGGtatattttcctttttattttttttttttttgtttttactACATCTCTTTCTATACAAGATAAAATACGGCTTAGCTAAACAAAAGCTTTATACCTTTAGTGGATAAACGGCTCTATACATATATGAACGAACGTCCGCTGCTAGCAACCTTTCCATCTTCATGATCTCTCTCTCCATCTGCTCACCATCCATGCCTGCAAGTGCTgcgtcttcttcttcttcttctttgtcgCCGTCTAAATTGTTCACTGaatgtttcaaatatgCTATCCGTGCTTTCACTGCTCTCTTTACCTTCCATTCTCTGAATGGTAACAATGCAAGGCAGCTCACTCCAGCTGCAACCCCTACAAGGATCTGACAATACAAGAAAGGTCTCTCCATATCGAATCTTCTCAACTTGAACCCTGCCAATTCGGCAATCAACATTGGGAATCCTGCTGCAAACATCTGTAGGGAGATTGCATGATTCAAGTCGGCGCCGCTGTTTCCCACAACATCTGCTGTCATCGGTCCAAAATTAACCCAACTAATGCCTAGTAGCAAGCCAATAACGAATGCAAAACCAAGTAGTTGTGAATAAGTAGTAGTAAAGACCCAAAATACAAATGAGAACAATGTTATTAAAAAAGTTGCTAAGAGAGAGACATTCACTCTACCTACTCTATCGGACAACACTCCCAATAGTGGTCTACCGATTGTTTGAGCTAAACTTTGTATTGTAGTAACATTAGACCCTTGTTTGTACGTTAAACCAATACTAGTGCCGTACgatgacaatgaaaatagaagTATACTATAAGATAACATATAGGACATGTTCCAGAACATAAGGCAAGCAAGCGGTAATTTCTTTAAAAGGTCAATCCTGGACAGGAAAGCAAATATTTCAACATGAAATGgttttttatcttttgaTGTATTTTTAAGGGGGGTAAAAGACCGAATAAAGATAATTGATATAGCTAGCATGAATCCACATACAAATGATTGCATCCGAAGAGCCCATGCAACACCCAACCTCAAGCCATGCTTACGATTATTAGCatatttttgattatttaagtattgtttgattatttcatcaacagatCTACTAAAGATAATACCTCCCAAACCACCACCAGCAGTGGCTATACCTTGGGCAACggattttttcttggaaaacCATGTGGGAATAATAACTAATGTTGCCCCAGCAACCAATGACCAGCCAATTGCTAAAAGAAAACCTTGAAACATAATCAGCTGTATTACTGTCGTTGCTATTGATGCCAACCAATATGACAAGAAAGTGATACAAAGTCCTAGCGTCATGATAATCTTGTAATGAATTCGACGACACAACCCATTTGTGAAAGCACATGCCAAAAATGATAAACCTAAGCCTAATCCACCAATCATCACGTATTGCTCGGTATCTGCTTCGTCAAAGTATTGCTCAGTGATGTAATAATTCAAATAGACACCAAAGGATGCATTAGGCCCCCAACTGAAGGTGTTAATAAGTAAAACACATACAGTTGATATCCATGCCCAAAGACCACCATCTGGTGGCTCCTCTGAGCTAGACATATTATCCTGGCATATTTCAGGATCCTCTTTTACGGCCAAAGTGGTGTCTTGTTCTTCCCTGTGCCTATTGTTTGCTGACATTTGAAAAGCTAGTGATTTCCTCttaattttgtttacaAATATATCAATTGTACGTTTTgctattttgttttttgtacgacttgtttttgtttctaaTTCTTAAATGCAACACTTTAGCACTTACAAATCAACTAGAAGCTTTTTGTACAAAGACACATCCTTAAATAAAGAGTTATCCTTGGTGAAGCATGAAGAATTAGAGGTGACACTTATATGgtttttgtattttataACTGGTGTCCATACAATTAATAATATAAACCTGACAAAAGAATATGTCCTCATCCATTGTTCCtcattgttatttttcCATGTCCTATCAGTTGTGGAGTTAAGGATGAATTAGTCTAGAAATGTCAAAATTTAAATGGATGTATTCCAGATACGGAAGGGACTGTCATCACGCGAAAACGGATTTATTCTCCATTTGGGTTTAACGCCATGTGATTTTTAAGAATAAGAATCCACATTTGCAAATGTATGCATTAATTGCAAGCCTGCAATGATGTGGGATCGAGTGGGATGTGTTGTAAGGTAAACTCATGGTGAAATGTACTAAATTTGTTGTTACTGGAACAACTTTTTCCGTTTATCCGAAAGTTCTTtctatgttttttttgtcatATTTATGGAAGTTGCTTTGCAGGAAAAGCGTGGAACTTCGTTGGAATCTACTTACAGTTCAGTGTTTTGTTTATAAGCTATACCAAATTAAGACCTATCAATAACCGAACTGAAGAGTTCCGAAGTTTTTGAATAGACGGGTGTGTTAATaaccattttgaaaaccaaTTACATGGAGTTATTATATGCCTTTTGTAACATGTTACAGCTTTTATACCTTTAGTGGATAAACGGCTCTATACATATATGAACGAACGTCCGCTGCTAGCAACCTTTCCATCTTCATGATCTCTCTCTCCATCTGCTCACCATCCATGCCTGCAAGTGCTgcgtcttcttcttcttcttcttcgtcgCCGTCTAAATTGTTCACTGaatgtttcaaatatgCTATCCGTGCTTTCACTGCTCTCTTTACCTTCCATTCTCTGAATGGTAACAATGCAAGGCAGCTCACTCCAGCTGCAACCCCCACAAGGATCTGACAATACAAGAAAGGTCTCTCCATATCGAATCTTCTCAACTTGAACCCTGCCAACTCGGCAATTAGTAAAGGGAAACCGCCTGTAAACATCTGTAGAGAAACCGCATGATTCATGTCGGCACCACCTCCCCCAACAACATCTGCTGTCATCGGTCCAAAATTGACCCAGTTCACCCCTAGCAAAATGCCAACTGCAAATGCAAACCCAATTAGTTGCGCATAAGTCGTCACAAAGATCCAGAAAACAAACGAAAATATTGTAATCAAGATCGTTGAAATAAGTGTGACATTGACCCTCCCTATTTTGTCCGATAGGAATCCCAACAAAGGTCTTCCGACTGTCTGTGCAACACTTTGGACAGTTGTTACATTCGATCCCTGTTTGTAGCTTAACCCGATACTTGAACCATATGctgataatgaaaatagcaaaatACTGTAGGATAACGAGTAAACCATGTTCCAAAGCATGAGACAAATCAAAGGAATCTGTCTCATTAGATCAAACCGGAACAAAAACGCAGTTAACTCGATAAATAGTGGTTTTTCATCCTTTGAAGTATTTTTAATTGGGCGGTAGGTTCGAATCAAAATGATGGATATTGCTAGCATAAATCCACACACTAATGCTTCCATTCTCAACGCCCATGCAACCCCTAGCCTCAATGCATGGTTGGGATCTCCTGCGTATTTTGGATTGGTTAAGTACTGTTTAATTATTTGATCAGAAGCTCTGCTAAAAATAATACCACCTAACCCACCACCTGCGGTTGCAATACCCTGAGCAATTGACCGCTTTTCTAAAAACCATGTTGGCAAGATGAGAAATGTAGAACCAGCAGTCAATGCCCATCCAAATGCCATGAGGAAGCCCTGGAAGAAAATCAGCTGAACCACTGTTGTTGCAATCGAGGCTAGCCAGTACGACAAAAATGTTATGATCAACCCAATTGTCATGATAATCTTGTAGTGAACATGGCGACACAAACCATTAGTAAAAGCGCAGGCCGTAAATGAGAGACCTAATGCCAATCCACCGATCATCACATATTGTTCTGTATTTGCattctcaaaatatttttctgTTACATAATAGTTTAGATAGACACCAAAGCAAGCATTAAGTCCCCAGCTAAAGGTGTTGATAAACAAAACACAAACCACCGAAATCCAGGCCCAAAATCCACCGTCTGGTGGCCGGTTCTTGAAATCGAAAGCACTGTACTTCCCAGTATCTATAGCCTTTTGCTTCGTCTCAGAAAAATTCCCTTGCTCCTCATCATTAACGGCATCATTCATCTTTGAGGTTCAGTAATTTGATGAGTAATTGCGTGCAACTTTGGAAGTTCACAAAGTTGGAGTTC
The window above is part of the Pichia kudriavzevii chromosome 1, complete sequence genome. Proteins encoded here:
- a CDS encoding uncharacterized protein (PKUD0A06550; similar to Saccharomyces cerevisiae YJR090C (GRR1); ancestral locus Anc_7.461), which encodes MEGDRFHPNTRQALRIPNQGGFIVPPLVSIANRNDQETMENAGDAMELDSSSTITNQIPLNNLGINLAENPNNEPFDSSSSSSLPNQHQVNNNILSNLTSNDNSSNEDVQDTGDNDPETDDEEHARFQLLRKRARTNSIAFPHPNFQTPINSRPGSLIHVLPPETLCLIFSYVYHKKDLLSILLTCKYWASLIVGMIWFRPGLLNKSIMRKLQMILEEDPTTQIWDYRLFIKRLNLSLISNLINDNFLYLFANCKNLERITLVNCTKLKSSSIAKLLDGCSRLQSIDLTGTTHLENDIYYSLANNCKRLQGLYAPGSYNISEDAVLSLIRNCPLLKRVKLSECNNITDVAIDSLVKNCPGLVELDVHGCEKITNASLNNLFLHSECLKEFKISKNQNITYECLENPSGTLLSLERLRILDFTQCSNITDKAVIKFVQLAPKLRNVVLSKCSSITDASLKAIATLGKNLHYIHLGHCSNITDVGAKELLQNCHRLQYIDLACCNQLTNATIIELAKLQKLRRIGLVKCSQITDEGILALAEQARNSDETLERVHLSYCVNLSIFPIYKLLQACPRLTHISLTGISQFLRPDITRFCREPPSEFNPHQKSIFCVFSGEGVNNLRTYLNHLIQTTEVQDREATEILQIIDGIIGTSTPIPLENFLTDENRFRFEHFIRTANDFLGDYPSINVGYERLDLFARCIFGGIQQTQATRVQRFFQLMHSRPVRAREREREAQRLQRMHLAMEATRNRHTTVLTSESRGLAEPVIQTYIPGNQVARLFQHTRSRAPRFHGSALEQMLLAGVDDGNTIVRLRDSNSSTSIEVIVFNPDDYRSLSSEIDNLPSDFITITFDQPRNRPQYIQRNFDQQRSIPVPRQNALRDSFRNVSRRVNVVQPLLNEDDHSTEDPIMNDD
- a CDS encoding uncharacterized protein (PKUD0A06560; Pfam Domains: MFS_1(4.4e-17)), whose translation is MSANNRHREEQDTTLAVKEDPEICQDNMSSSEEPPDGGLWAWISTVCVLLINTFSWGPNASFGVYLNYYITEQYFDEADTEQYVMIGGLGLGLSFLACAFTNGLCRRIHYKIIMTLGLCITFLSYWLASIATTVIQLIMFQGFLLAIGWSLVAGATLVIIPTWFSKKKSVAQGIATAGGGLGGIIFSRSVDEIIKQYLNNQKYANNRKHGLRLGVAWALRMQSFVCGFMLAISIIFIRSFTPLKNTSKDKKPFHVEIFAFLSRIDLLKKLPLACLMFWNMSYMLSYSILLFSLSSYGTSIGLTYKQGSNVTTIQSLAQTIGRPLLGVLSDRVGRVNVSLLATFLITLFSFVFWVFTTTYSQLLGFAFVIGLLLGISWVNFGPMTADVVGNSGADLNHAISLQMFAAGFPMLIAELAGFKLRRFDMERPFLYCQILVGVAAGVSCLALLPFREWKVKRAVKARIAYLKHSVNNLDGDKEEEEEDAALAGMDGEQMEREIMKMERLLAADVRSYMYRAVYPLKV
- a CDS encoding uncharacterized protein (PKUD0A06570; Pfam Domains: MFS_1(2e-19)) → MNDAVNDEEQGNFSETKQKAIDTGKYSAFDFKNRPPDGGFWAWISVVCVLFINTFSWGLNACFGVYLNYYVTEKYFENANTEQYVMIGGLALGLSFTACAFTNGLCRHVHYKIIMTIGLIITFLSYWLASIATTVVQLIFFQGFLMAFGWALTAGSTFLILPTWFLEKRSIAQGIATAGGGLGGIIFSRASDQIIKQYLTNPKYAGDPNHALRLGVAWALRMEALVCGFMLAISIILIRTYRPIKNTSKDEKPLFIELTAFLFRFDLMRQIPLICLMLWNMVYSLSYSILLFSLSAYGSSIGLSYKQGSNVTTVQSVAQTVGRPLLGFLSDKIGRVNVTLISTILITIFSFVFWIFVTTYAQLIGFAFAVGILLGVNWVNFGPMTADVVGGGGADMNHAVSLQMFTGGFPLLIAELAGFKLRRFDMERPFLYCQILVGVAAGVSCLALLPFREWKVKRAVKARIAYLKHSVNNLDGDEEEEEEDAALAGMDGEQMEREIMKMERLLAADVRSYMYRAVYPLKV